One genomic window of Xanthobacter dioxanivorans includes the following:
- a CDS encoding SDR family NAD(P)-dependent oxidoreductase encodes MTSSSIERAPLSLAGRVALVTGAARGIGWSIAQAAAAAGAHVVLNDLEPGPVAARVAELSARGHGASGAAFNVTCEAAVGAAMEEVLARLGAVDILVNNAGVQRRKMFHEFTYDEWRAVVDTHLNGAFLVTRAVVPRMMERRYGRIVMLGSIAARQPKPALAAYAAAKGGVTSLVRALAVELGPHGITCNAIAPGFIATEFTRALQDDEAFTRRMLDRVPGGRWGQPEDLAPAVLYLASPAAAFVNGRVLTIDGGFLAAG; translated from the coding sequence ATGACCAGTTCCTCGATTGAGCGGGCCCCGCTTTCCCTGGCCGGACGCGTGGCCCTCGTCACCGGCGCCGCACGCGGCATCGGCTGGAGCATCGCCCAGGCCGCTGCGGCCGCGGGAGCGCACGTGGTGCTGAACGATCTTGAACCCGGCCCGGTGGCGGCGCGGGTGGCCGAGCTCTCCGCCCGAGGCCACGGCGCCTCGGGCGCCGCCTTCAACGTGACCTGCGAGGCCGCGGTCGGCGCGGCGATGGAGGAGGTCCTGGCGCGGCTCGGGGCAGTGGACATCCTGGTCAACAATGCCGGGGTCCAGCGCCGCAAGATGTTCCACGAATTCACCTATGACGAGTGGCGGGCGGTGGTCGACACCCATCTCAACGGGGCCTTCCTGGTCACCCGCGCGGTGGTGCCGCGGATGATGGAGCGCCGGTATGGCCGCATCGTCATGCTCGGTTCCATCGCCGCCCGGCAGCCCAAGCCGGCGCTCGCCGCCTATGCCGCGGCCAAGGGCGGGGTGACATCGCTGGTGCGGGCGCTGGCGGTGGAGCTCGGGCCGCACGGGATCACCTGCAACGCCATCGCCCCCGGCTTCATCGCCACCGAGTTCACCCGCGCGCTGCAGGACGACGAGGCCTTCACCCGCCGGATGCTCGACCGCGTGCCGGGCGGGCGATGGGGGCAGCCGGAGGATCTCGCCCCCGCGGTGCTCTACCTGGCGTCCCCCGCGGCGGCGTTCGTCAACGGCCGCGTGCTG
- a CDS encoding SDR family NAD(P)-dependent oxidoreductase, with product MKLLEGKTALITGAGAGIGQCAAELFARNGACVVVAELNEEQGRQAVAQIRAAGGEAVFAHTDVTDAESVKKAVDLAVATYGRLHVLYNNAGGSTTRDDDVTRADADEFWRAIKLDLFGTWLVCHYGIPELIRAGGGAVINAASVVALMGWPGKDAYTAAKGGIVALTRSMAVEFAPHNVRVNAVAPGTTRTPRVVAQLEKLEVTQKLTAAHLLGMVEPLHVAEAALFLASDAAARTTGHVFPVDSGLSIS from the coding sequence ATGAAGCTCCTGGAAGGCAAGACCGCCCTCATTACCGGTGCGGGCGCGGGCATCGGCCAGTGCGCGGCCGAGCTGTTCGCCCGCAACGGCGCGTGCGTGGTGGTCGCGGAGCTGAACGAGGAGCAGGGCCGGCAGGCCGTGGCGCAGATCCGGGCCGCGGGCGGCGAGGCGGTGTTCGCCCACACTGATGTGACCGATGCGGAAAGCGTGAAGAAGGCGGTCGATCTCGCGGTCGCCACCTATGGCCGGCTGCATGTCCTCTACAACAACGCCGGCGGCTCGACGACGCGCGACGACGACGTGACGCGCGCGGACGCCGACGAATTCTGGCGGGCCATCAAGCTCGACCTGTTCGGCACCTGGCTCGTCTGCCACTACGGCATACCCGAGCTCATCAGGGCCGGGGGTGGCGCGGTGATCAACGCCGCATCGGTGGTTGCGCTCATGGGCTGGCCGGGGAAGGACGCCTATACCGCGGCGAAGGGCGGCATCGTGGCGCTGACCCGTTCCATGGCGGTGGAATTCGCCCCGCACAACGTGCGGGTGAACGCCGTGGCGCCGGGCACCACCCGCACCCCGCGCGTCGTCGCGCAGCTGGAGAAGCTGGAGGTCACGCAGAAGCTCACGGCGGCGCATCTCCTCGGCATGGTGGAGCCGCTCCACGTGGCCGAAGCCGCCCTGTTTCTCGCCTCGGACGCGGCGGCCCGGACCACCGGGCATGTCTTCCCCGTCGACAGCGGCCTCTCGATCTCCTGA